A part of Silvimonas soli genomic DNA contains:
- the moaC gene encoding cyclic pyranopterin monophosphate synthase MoaC — MTIDAVILAGGEGRRMGGQDKGLAMLNGQPLVAWAAHALSQQTHPIGQVLVSANRNLADYSRFGFPVLHDVYTGFCGPLAGIHAAMLASPAPCLLVVPCDVPQLPHDLLQQLASALNAHPQAQAAAVKTAERTHPALCLVKRSALPGLVERLSQNQLKLGDWLETLSPVWVEFADSAFPNLNSLDALNVAATQLAYETPPVANGGLTHFDASGQAHMVGVGAKPETTRLARATGEITMQPATLALIAGGNHKKGDVLGIARIAGIMAAKKTPELIPLCHAIALTKVTVDFQIDTPRNTVICETTAETVGRTGVEIEALTAAQIALLTIYDMCKAVDRGMVINGVRLLEKQGGKSGHWVGE, encoded by the coding sequence GTGACGATTGATGCAGTGATTCTGGCCGGAGGCGAAGGCCGTCGCATGGGTGGGCAAGACAAAGGGCTGGCTATGCTCAACGGCCAGCCGCTGGTGGCATGGGCGGCTCACGCCTTGTCGCAGCAGACCCATCCCATCGGCCAGGTGCTGGTCAGTGCCAATCGCAACCTGGCGGATTACTCACGCTTTGGCTTTCCGGTACTGCATGACGTTTACACCGGTTTCTGCGGCCCGCTGGCAGGCATTCATGCCGCGATGCTCGCCTCGCCTGCGCCATGCCTGTTGGTGGTGCCATGTGACGTGCCGCAACTGCCGCATGATCTGTTGCAACAACTCGCCAGCGCGCTGAATGCGCATCCGCAAGCACAAGCTGCTGCCGTCAAAACCGCCGAGCGTACCCATCCGGCGCTGTGCCTGGTCAAGCGCAGCGCCTTGCCCGGGCTGGTGGAGCGTTTGTCGCAGAATCAATTGAAACTGGGCGACTGGCTAGAAACACTTTCTCCGGTGTGGGTTGAGTTTGCCGATTCGGCCTTCCCCAACCTCAATTCGCTGGATGCGCTCAACGTCGCGGCCACCCAGTTGGCCTACGAAACCCCGCCAGTTGCCAACGGTGGCCTGACGCACTTTGATGCCAGCGGCCAAGCGCACATGGTCGGCGTCGGCGCCAAACCCGAAACCACGCGTCTTGCCCGCGCCACCGGCGAAATCACCATGCAACCCGCCACGCTGGCGCTGATTGCAGGCGGTAACCACAAAAAGGGTGACGTGCTGGGCATCGCCCGCATCGCCGGCATTATGGCCGCCAAAAAAACACCGGAACTGATTCCGCTTTGTCATGCCATCGCGCTGACTAAAGTCACGGTCGACTTCCAGATCGACACCCCCCGCAATACCGTGATCTGTGAAACCACCGCCGAAACCGTCGGACGCACCGGCGTAGAAATCGAAGCCCTCACCGCCGCGCAAATTGCGCTGCTAACTATCTACGATATGTGCAAAGCGGTGGACCGGGGGATGGTGATTAACGGCGTGCGGTTGCTGGAGAAACAAGGCGGGAAGTCGGGGCATTGGGTGGGGGAATGA
- a CDS encoding citrate synthase → MAVGLDGIIAAQTRLSHVDGEAGRLILRGHELETLAGQWRFEQVTALLWRELVPHAADLSADLGRGRMRAWQHFSPLLPTLNGMSAIEGMRFLLALLPDEPADASLLLAAAGVAMATSIRSAQNLPALAPDAALSHAADLLRMLRGKAGDAAEVKAFETYLVAAADHGLNASTFTARVVASTGAGLVSAVVAAMGALKGPLHGGAPGPVLDMLDAVGQADKAPAWIDAAIARGERLMGFGHRIYRVRDPRADVLKAAVNALRGRNNRIALAEAVEQAGLVALARHKPGRRLDVNTEFYTALLLEALDIPRAGFTPVFAAARTAGWIAHACEQQLDGRLLRPASEYIGPMPQAVAASEWSEAG, encoded by the coding sequence ATGGCAGTGGGACTGGATGGGATCATCGCCGCGCAAACGCGCTTGAGTCACGTTGACGGTGAGGCGGGACGTTTGATTTTGCGCGGCCACGAACTGGAAACGTTGGCCGGGCAGTGGCGTTTTGAGCAAGTCACTGCATTGCTGTGGCGCGAGTTGGTGCCGCATGCCGCGGATTTATCCGCCGATCTGGGTCGTGGTCGGATGCGGGCGTGGCAGCATTTTTCTCCGCTGCTGCCCACGCTGAATGGCATGTCGGCCATTGAAGGCATGCGTTTCTTGCTGGCGTTACTGCCGGATGAGCCCGCTGATGCCAGTCTGTTGCTGGCGGCAGCGGGTGTTGCCATGGCGACAAGCATCCGCAGCGCGCAAAACCTGCCCGCACTGGCACCCGATGCCGCGCTCAGCCACGCTGCTGATTTGCTGCGCATGTTGCGGGGCAAAGCGGGAGATGCGGCCGAAGTTAAGGCATTTGAAACCTATCTGGTCGCGGCGGCGGATCACGGTTTGAACGCGTCGACTTTTACCGCGCGGGTAGTTGCATCAACTGGCGCTGGTTTGGTCTCGGCCGTGGTGGCCGCAATGGGCGCATTAAAAGGGCCATTGCACGGCGGCGCACCAGGGCCAGTGCTGGATATGCTCGATGCCGTCGGCCAGGCGGACAAAGCTCCGGCGTGGATTGATGCGGCTATTGCACGGGGCGAGCGGCTGATGGGATTCGGGCACCGCATCTATCGGGTGCGCGATCCGCGAGCCGATGTGTTGAAAGCAGCCGTGAACGCGCTGCGTGGTCGCAATAACCGCATCGCCTTGGCTGAAGCGGTGGAACAAGCGGGTCTGGTGGCCTTGGCCAGACACAAACCCGGGCGGCGGCTGGATGTGAATACCGAGTTTTACACCGCGTTGTTGCTGGAAGCGCTGGATATCCCGCGAGCCGGATTCACGCCCGTATTTGCCGCTGCCCGTACTGCGGGCTGGATCGCGCATGCTTGTGAACAGCAACTGGATGGACGCTTGTTACGACCCGCTTCGGAATATATCGGGCCCATGCCGCAGGCCGTGGCAGCGAGTGAATGGTCAGAAGCTGGATAG
- a CDS encoding citrate synthase family protein, with the protein MDTSPPRGLIDARTATARLGISLNTLYAYVSRGLIRTAGAAADPRQRWYVESDISAYLARKQRQRRPKEAARTALDWGLPVLRTRITRIENQQLQYRGHDAIALAQFASLEEAAAILWEQPSLDWVPEDAPLPRLPGRLPALQRATVALALHAANKALPIDAPVAAQAMEGIALMRTVCLALGGAPGLPVHQALAQGWGRTHLAELIRRALVLCADHELNASTFAVRVTASTGASLAACLQAGLAALSGPRHGGMTEKVSRVLATLLDSADSTDDDEVKIDQASRMAELFGHPLYPDGDPRARDLLNKMPHDSRLSHLIQSAQSSEGGYPTLDLALVALERYGKLPAGSALKLFAMGRCVGWIAHVLEQRDSGQLIRPRAEFAGP; encoded by the coding sequence ATGGATACCTCACCGCCACGTGGCCTGATCGACGCTCGCACTGCTACCGCCCGCCTTGGCATTAGCCTGAATACGCTCTACGCCTATGTCAGCCGGGGTTTGATCCGCACGGCCGGAGCCGCCGCCGACCCGCGCCAGCGCTGGTATGTAGAGAGTGACATCAGTGCCTATCTGGCCCGCAAACAACGTCAGCGCCGCCCCAAAGAGGCCGCCAGAACCGCGCTGGACTGGGGCTTGCCAGTGCTGCGTACGCGTATCACGCGCATTGAGAACCAGCAGCTGCAATATCGCGGTCATGACGCGATTGCCCTGGCGCAATTTGCGTCGCTGGAAGAAGCCGCAGCCATTCTGTGGGAACAACCTTCGCTGGACTGGGTGCCCGAAGACGCGCCTTTACCCCGCCTGCCTGGCCGGTTGCCCGCACTGCAACGAGCCACCGTTGCACTGGCCCTGCACGCCGCCAACAAGGCGCTGCCGATCGATGCTCCGGTCGCGGCTCAAGCCATGGAAGGTATCGCCCTGATGCGAACGGTTTGCCTGGCCTTGGGCGGCGCGCCCGGCTTGCCGGTACACCAAGCGTTAGCGCAAGGCTGGGGGCGAACTCATCTGGCGGAGCTGATCCGGCGCGCGCTCGTGTTGTGCGCCGATCATGAACTGAATGCCTCGACCTTTGCCGTGCGCGTCACCGCGTCCACGGGCGCCAGCCTGGCTGCCTGCCTGCAAGCCGGGCTAGCCGCACTCAGCGGCCCACGTCACGGGGGTATGACAGAGAAGGTTTCACGAGTACTGGCTACGTTGCTCGATAGCGCCGACTCAACGGATGATGATGAAGTCAAAATCGACCAGGCTAGCCGCATGGCCGAATTGTTTGGACACCCGCTATATCCCGATGGCGACCCCCGCGCCCGCGATTTGCTTAACAAGATGCCGCATGACTCCAGACTGAGCCATTTGATCCAGTCCGCGCAAAGCAGCGAAGGCGGATATCCCACACTTGATCTGGCACTGGTGGCTCTGGAGCGTTACGGCAAACTGCCCGCTGGCAGCGCGCTAAAACTGTTTGCCATGGGCCGTTGCGTGGGCTGGATTGCCCATGTACTGGAACAGCGTGATAGCGGCCAGTTGATCCGGCCGCGGGCGGAGTTTGCCGGCCCATGA